A single region of the bacterium genome encodes:
- a CDS encoding VOC family protein, translated as MSGEFPKGRFVWFDLMTEDPAGGQDFYTQLIGWQTEVWDGGEKPYTMWKNGETSIGGVVQLPDEAKRGGAPSHWLGYVAVPDVDASAEKIKELGGQILNGPMEVPGGGRIVQAMDPQGAAFALHTPGAEQAG; from the coding sequence GTGTCTGGAGAATTCCCCAAGGGTCGTTTTGTCTGGTTCGACTTGATGACCGAGGACCCGGCCGGCGGCCAGGACTTCTACACCCAGCTGATCGGATGGCAAACGGAGGTTTGGGACGGCGGCGAGAAGCCTTACACCATGTGGAAGAACGGTGAGACCTCCATTGGCGGCGTCGTGCAGTTGCCCGATGAGGCGAAGCGGGGCGGCGCGCCGTCGCACTGGCTCGGCTACGTTGCGGTGCCCGACGTCGACGCCTCGGCCGAGAAGATCAAGGAGCTCGGTGGGCAGATTCTGAACGGACCCATGGAGGTCCCGGGCGGAGGCAGGATCGTCCAGGCGATGGATCCTCAGGGCGCGGCGTTCGCCCTGCACACGCCCGGAGCGGAGCAGGCTGGTTAG
- a CDS encoding response regulator transcription factor — protein sequence MAAPLTVLLSVHKAPLRQRVRALLAGFESVELVAECTSGADTLRAMREHEPSVVLLDAQMPDLGAFDILGEIGPDAMPSVVFLTDFDSAIVRVLEVHSINYLLLPLNEERFHSTFTRALRQTQGRALAGVRRRLVRLLAADEEGSKERRIPVRNAGKAHFVDLDDIRWVEGVGTLARLHLDDRTHVVRAELDELAERFAADFVRIHSILVRTAEIAEIQRTDRGDLLVKLRDGKHIRLSQGERPQVVPASEEVEPPA from the coding sequence GTGGCTGCTCCGCTTACCGTCCTTCTCTCCGTTCACAAGGCGCCCCTTCGACAGCGGGTCCGTGCGTTGCTTGCCGGCTTTGAATCCGTCGAGCTGGTTGCCGAGTGCACGAGTGGAGCTGACACCCTACGCGCAATGCGCGAGCACGAACCTTCGGTCGTTCTTCTCGATGCACAGATGCCGGATCTGGGTGCTTTCGACATCCTCGGCGAGATCGGCCCCGATGCGATGCCATCGGTGGTGTTCCTCACCGACTTCGACAGCGCGATCGTGCGCGTCCTCGAGGTCCATTCGATCAACTACCTGCTGCTGCCGTTGAACGAAGAGCGCTTCCACTCCACCTTCACGCGAGCGCTGCGCCAGACCCAGGGGCGAGCGCTGGCCGGTGTTCGCCGTCGTCTCGTCCGCCTGCTGGCTGCCGATGAAGAGGGATCGAAGGAGCGACGCATCCCGGTTCGTAACGCCGGCAAGGCGCACTTCGTGGATCTAGACGACATCCGCTGGGTTGAGGGCGTCGGCACCCTGGCGCGGTTGCACCTGGACGACCGCACGCACGTGGTCAGAGCCGAGCTCGATGAGTTGGCCGAACGGTTCGCCGCTGACTTCGTGCGCATCCACTCCATATTGGTGCGCACAGCCGAGATCGCCGAGATTCAGCGAACCGACAGGGGTGACCTCTTGGTCAAACTCCGCGACGGCAAGCACATACGCCTCAGCCAGGGCGAGCGTCCGCAGGTTGTTCCGGCTTCCGAGGAAGTCGAGCCCCCGGCGTAA